The Ziziphus jujuba cultivar Dongzao chromosome 1, ASM3175591v1 genome segment atatgaaaaaagagatctttggggaagaacaacagttggGCATAGCGAGGAGCGATATAAACGATTTatgttacatgcaagaattatcttccgaatgcatcttgttctatataaggtaaactaaatttggatgtctttataactaattcttcaatttaattaattatatactatAATTACTTAtaatcggattatgtaggcatttatgtgagggattgacgggctccttcgaaaggaattattgctttgttcatccggatattattgcttcagttggtcatccaaaccctcataaacggatgataaatatattgagtagatggcaagatgcaagaaataatcaactatggttctttccctactgtgcaaggtaatattgtgttagttttaattgaattatgttgtgaaaatattaatttcaaaaaacatcatattaactaaaatatttattagtgtttttaggaatcattggatgctatgtgttgttgatttatacaaaacagtagcatggtttttttattctttgaagactcataagaatataattgataaggatctaaaaactttgatcgacgagtaagttaataactctaatttttttaattaattgttcttatattggatttgtacttttgaagctacaatataatcttatacaatatttatatttctatatagttccttcgttgcatggaaccaaggaaagatatctgaaaagaaacttcggtggcaaaatactgaggtaattattatatataaacttagcattattagttgttagttaatttaaatacttgtatatatttgtatctaatattacacataatttactatttgcaaatttagacaccgatgcagcccgggagtatggaatgcggttactatattatgatgataatgcgagatatcattaggTGCAAAGTTCCTCCTcgggacttaagaggaatggtaaataattattaatttaatgatttcatcatatttctattatgtaataattaatatttatgattatttgtatatgtattaacataagtttctcatgttcagtacgaaggtgtcacttggttacaagttgaaaatgtcaacgaatttagagatgaatggaTAATAGCGATGATCACAAatatctcaaaccaatgaatatctatgcatggtagtgaaatagctagcttttgttaatagcttttgtttgtacatataaaatatcgtagaccaatttgtgaaaatcgctcataacgtaatatttgttttgcatgaactttggttttaaacataccaattttacaaaaattcaaacaatattaaaaataattaaaataaacggtgaacaggcgacgcataatatgCTTGAGAGTCGCCtgataaaaataatgcaaaaaaaacaaaaaccatcacagttatgtgcttaaatattttaactggttatttgaagttaaaagtaaaacatattgatttatatttttacaaaacccaaaaataaataaaataaataaaaggtgaacaggcgatgcacaataaGCTTTAGCGTCGcttgatacaaataatgcaaaaaaaaaacaaaaaccatcatagttatgtgcttcaatattttaagaGATTATTTGATGCCGAAAGTaaaacaaattgattaatatttttacaaaatcaaaaaaaaaaatacaataaaaggtgaacaggcgatgcacaaaaTGCTTAAGGGTCGCTcgatacaaataataaaaaaaaaacaaaaaaaaacaaaaaccatcacagttatgagcttaaatattttaactggttatttgaagttgaaagtaaaatagATTGACTAatattttgaggaaaaaaaataaaagggtaacaggcgacgcataatacgattattcgtcgcctaatacaaataatgcaaagaaaacaaaaacaagaacaattatgcttcttaaatattttaactgtttatgtgaagttgaaagtaaaacagattaattaatatttctaaaaaccaaacaaattaaattaaattgtaacaggcgacgcacaaccATATTGTGCGTTGCcttatacaacaaaaaaaaaaaaaaaaaaaaacaacgcaGTTAtacttcttaaatatttttactggttatttgaagttgaaagtaaaacaaattgattaatattttaagaaaacaaaaaaaaaattccaataataatataaaagtgtaataggcgacgcaaaacATGATTTtgggtcgcctgatacaaatattttgttaaaaaaaaataaatcaagctCTCTGAttctgcttaaatattttcacttgttatttaaagttgaaaggaaatcacattgattaatattttatgaaaaaataaataaataaatttttagtgaacaggcgacacaaatgcatcatattgtgcgtcgcctgataaacatatttttgaaaaaaaaaacaaaaacaagctttgtgaagcttcttaaatattttctctttttatttaaagttgaaagaaaattaattgattgatatttacaaatatatatatatatatatatgttaataggcgactcatagagatgtttatgcgtcgccttatatcaataatatgctgaccaaaaaaataacaattcagctctgttatttttttaaaaatattttcattggtttttaaagttgaaagcaaaatcaaattgattaatattttatgaaaaagaaaaataaataaatataagggcatcaggcgacgcaaaatatacctatgtgttgcctgatacaaatattttttgtaaaagaacaaaaaaaaaaaaaaaaaaaaaaagagttctgtgttgctgcttaaacattttcacttgttatttaaagttgaaagaaaatcaactgcttaatatttacaaaaaaccaaaaaaaaataataataataaattaacaggTGGCGCATAAtgttgattatgcgtcgcctgatatcaataatgtgtgttgcaaaaaaataaaaatccagcactgttatttttcttaaatattttcattggtttttaaagttgaaaaaaaatcagattgattaatattttatgagaaaggaaaataaataaatataagggaaTAAGGCGATGCAAAATATACCTATGCATCGcctaatacaaatattttttggaaaaaaacaaaaaaaaaaagttctgtgatgttgcttaaatattttcacttgttatttaaagttgagagaaaatcaattgtttaatatttacaaaaaactaaaaaaaaaacaaattaacaggcgatgcataatatTGATTATGAGTCGCCTGATATCTATAATGTgtgttgcaaaaaaataaaaatccagcactgttatttttcttaaatattatcactggtttttaaagttaaaagaaaatcagattcattaatattttatgaaaaaaaataaataaatataagggaaTAAGGTGACGCAAAATATACCTATGCgttgcctgatacaaatattttttggaaaaaacaaaaaaaaaatctctgtgatgctgcttaaatattttcacttgttatttaaagttgaaagaaaatcaattatttaatattttcaaaaaaccaaaaaaataataataataggcgacgcataatgcctgatatcaataatgtgtgttccaaaaaaataaaaatccaacactgttatttttcttaactattttcactggtttttaaagttgaaagaaaatcaaattgattaatattttatgaaaaaggaaaataaataaatataaaggcatcaggcgacgcacaatatgccTATGCGTCGCcggatgtatatatttttgtgaaaaaaaataataataatctctgTGAtactgtttaaatattttcacttattatttaaaattaaaagaaaatcaactgattaatatttacaaaaatccaaaaaaaaaaatgtaataagtAGTAGGCGACGCATAGAGTTTGTTATGCATCTccagatatcaataatgtggaacgaaaaataaaataaaatccagctctgttatttttcttaaatattttcacctatttttaaagttgaaagaaaatcagattgatttacatttttctttagtgtagcatttaaacaatacaattcatataaaatatacacactctattaaaggcgactctgttgggctgaatattcagcgactcttaaCGGATGCGTCTTGTGTTGTTGTTTCTAACAACTTCTTAACATCGACATTTTTCGTATGTGTcgtctatttattaaatttttactgaTGCATTAACCTTAGAATCGCAGTTTGGTCTTTTTAGACGCATTTatttcgtagcgtcgctaagaGTATGTCGCTAAATCTTAATTTTCGTGTAGTGATTATATTTGTTAGTTGGAGGCTTAATTGTCTATAAtgaatatatggatatatatttttttttaaaaaaaaaatctccatcaATTTCATATTGGTTATCCTACATAAAAACAGTGACAAAATACCCAAAATATATCAGAGGAGATAGAATATATTCACCAGCTTGAGAAAGTATCCAATGAAAAGAAATATCTTTAAACTACCTGGCATGGATGTGTATTCACAAACACTTATGCATAACATTCGATTGCTTAATATAAGTTCATTACCCAAACaacaaccccaaaaaaaaaaaaatgcttggtaccagttgtaaaaaaataaaaaataaaaaaaataagtgcAACAAATTCTGCAATATTGTCATAGCATCCATCTTCATCTACTGTTTCTTTTATCTCAAACCTGCTTTATCTGCATTCTGTTAGGGATCCACAAGTTATCAATGattcataaaacaaaagaagTGTAGATGCaaggaagaggaaaaaaaaaaaaaaatttacgtaCATTTACTGTAAAGGAGGtaccttttcatttatttaaagtTAGACTAATCTTGCTTTCTATAGCGGCTTTATGTTTCTCACGCTGTCTcgattcaaaaaacaaaaaaaaatggttacaaAGCAGGCTCAAAATTTTtgtccacaaaaaaaaaaaaggatttgaaataaattttttaaactcaCCAGAGCAGCTTCAAAAGGCATGGCTTTTTCCACCTCCCAGGTCAATATTCTGAGTTGACCACCGACTTTTAATTTTCTGTCACCATACTCTATGTGATACACTAATACATCAATTTAAAGCCAACAAAATAAACATGTTGTGTTAGAGAATTAGTTACAGAAAAATaaacgaataaataaataaactgtaaCCATACCCTTGAATACTGCACTCCCGCCAGGAGGAAGAACCCACTCATCTTGAGTAGAAACATAACGACTATCATATTCACGTAGAATTTGAAACTAAGTCAAGAAAATGAGATATAAATCACATCATGgacaaaataaactaaaatagttCTCCGCAATAATACAAATTGAATAGTAAAGGATGGAAGCTATGCAATATGCAataggaagaaaggaaaaacgCATGTTACCATGACTGCCAGATAggatttggttatattttcaaTTCTAAGGCTAGCCTTGACAATTTTGTCGCTtgttcctttaaaaaaataataataataatttagtcaaaaagtacataattaaagaaaaaataataataataataaaataaaataacatacgAATAAAACGAAGCATGGGAGAATCAATCTTGAGACGTGGGGAATAAACACAAGGTAGAGTATCAGCAAATAATTCAACAGGACCATGATGTCTGCCAAAGCAAGGTGGTATATCATCTGGTTTATCGATCCCAGCTAGGATAGCTTCTATATCATCCTCAACAACAGTTGTCTCACCAGCCGAAGGTGTGTCAGAAGCACAACAGAAGAAAGACTTAAAAATCCTTCGAAATTGGCTCAATAGTCGCCATCCTTGATTGCCACCAACATCGTTCAACCCATTCAACCTCTCATATCTATTCCCACAATTCACCCAATTCAAATCAGTTAATCAATAAATTTGATATGGCCCCGCCAAACCGATCATATGGTTTCAATTACAGATTTCAAACCTTTGGCTCAGTACAGAAATCATAGCTCAAATTAAGAtactaaaatatttcaaaattctaagttttggccactgcacatataaCTACAATGCGCGCATTGATTTATCAATTATACATGTAATGTCTTGTAACAAAATTCCACACACATTCTAAATTCACATGGAACAGAACATAgagaaaagacaaaaataaataaataaaaacttaaccTATTACGAATTTTCTGCAATTTATCCATGGTTCAGGGGTGATGAGCAGCGGCGGTAAGACGGTTTATATATTTCTGAACAGTAAATATATCAAGGtgaaaatacaatatatatatatataacattaggaaaaaaaaaaaaaaaaaaaagggttccaAACAGAGTAAAAAGAGCACGCAAAGACAAAAGTTTCGCTCTGCTAATAGAATTGAATTTGGAATAGAATTCTATTCAAATATTCTAATTCCCGATTCAATCTGCTTGTTTCAATtctaatcaaataattattttaaattcaatctgagtcattcttttttcaatttcagaCAGGCTATATGAGCTCCCCTAAAACCAAATGTACTAAAATACCCCTCCCCTGTCACCTCCTCcttttgattattaatttattatctgtTTTCGAATGTGAACTTTTACTACTATGATTTTTGGAAACAATTTTCACCGAGTACATTTCAAGTATACGAATCTTGTAAATATTTTGTCTTTTCAATATTTATGCTAAACAAGATTCTACTATATCCTAAATTTGGAAATGTGTTTtgtaaaatatgtttttaattggaTTTTAAAGACCATAATAATACTATTTCGACTTTTGGACAgcaagaaaatttttataaattagtcTCTTAttcaaaaaatgatataaatcaTGTCTCCTCATTATGTAGGCGACAAGCATTTGAGAAAATAGAGATTGTTTGaagaattgaaaatatataatgataatattaataaatagaaaGAATAAGACCTGTTcatcttttttgttgtttggaaTGAACCAATTTTACTCTTTATCCATTTTATTTCATCTCATTACTACCCAACATGTCATAAATTAtcattcaccaaaaacaaaaagggaaaaaaaatcataaattatattttaccgtaagtttaaaactttaattatacATAACAAGTTGATAATTGGAGAGTCCTGAAAGGGATATTATAGGACTTTTCTTCGATACcgctaattaaataatacaacctTTTGCCAAAAGTATGATATGCTGCCTgtcaaattaattttcattttagcaAGCAAGCTGTCTATGTGAGTACAAAGACCACCATAGCAAACCTTCAAGAATCCTGGCAACAAATATTAAAGTAGAGAAAACATGATTTCAGGTTCAGTTCTCGTAGCTGCAGAGTTTGCAATACCTTTTCcagacaaaaaaattaaaaaagattgaaaaacaagaaaggagATATAAATGGTCTATCATGCCATGTAGGTACTTGCAttagtttcatttttatttttcttggctTGAACAAATTCAATTGTTTCACTATTCACAATCCAGttaaattctcaaatatttaatttttttttataaaaaaaattaaacttaaattGACATATAAAAATGCAGAATAAgtttaagaagaaaaatttGCCAGTTTCATTTGAAGGTGTTCATTAACTTCCAATACTGCTGGCAAGTGCATGTGggaaatatatgtgtatataattcAATCGCCAATAATGCATATGTATTGTGTAACTACCATATCATAGGCCCATCTTCTTTGAATTGATAATGTAAAGCACTCCCCAAAAGGAATTATGCTTTTGACACTTCCAACCCTACTTCGGTATATCAAAATCAACATCACACTCGAACACTATAATTACTTCACAATACCTGTCaccaaaattaatttccaataatttggATCATTTCTTAAGGTTACCATTCATTTTCTAATATACTATAAATTCACGAGTTGTCACATgttcttctttttcaaaaacttagaaaataatattattatattctcttttatttttttcatattaaaaaataatagacatGGCATCCAAAATGATTCAACTaaccatatttaaaaattttgcatttatAAACTTTAATTACATCAtgtgtttaaaatataaaccacGAGTTGACATATAATAACAATATCTTCTATGTGGAGatgaattacatatatatatatatacacattaaattatactttttagACTAATCAATAACTGGTATGATTtacactaattatatatatacaatgctAACCATATTGCTGGGAGCttcttcaaattatataatcaaGGTTAATTTTACAATTAACAACCCAAAAATAATCACCGACTTGAAGGGGGAAAAATGATTAAAGAAtcttatagaaaaatatttatagttggatatatatgtatgtatacatatgaaATTTTTTCAGTACAAACCTCCACATTTCAATAAAACATAAACGTTGCTTTAGATGATATAAATGTTACTTTACATGATAgattttaaatacatttaaaaaaaaattattgtctaaaatgttattattaaatataattgttttaaaaatcattgtctaaaatcatatatacattttaataaaatacggACAAACCAACTATATGTGCatgcatacacatatatatatatatatatatatatatatatatatattatgcctTTTCCACAAAAGAGGAAGTCAATTGCATTGCAAAAGTGATGTCCACATGTTTTCATGTATAGCTCATAGACTGCTCCTAGTCCTGACTCTGATATAATCATAGAAATCAGTCAAATAAGTGCTCACATGCTCTCCACATGCTTATATGATATGCCTCTATTCTCTGCCAAAGCAGAGGAGAAAAAAGTGCTTTCCATGTTTTCTAAAACACgccaaaacaatatttttgcaCTACTAAACGTCTCTTCTGGTGGGGCCTACTTCAAAGTTCAAAcacaacaacaataattaaaGTCGTCCACAAAGTTCACACCGACAAAAAGTTGTACAAAAATTACACGCAACCATATCATAATTTTGTAAAACCTTGCCAGAATATTTGTATCACAGTTTGATTGGGAATGAAATTCGCAGACCACACACTAAACGGAGTGAAGGCGACTAAATCAGAACCATCGAATTATTTGCTTATATTTCATCTACGTTGTTCTACAAATGATTTGTTCGAAATACCCATTTCAGAACCCAACAAGAGACAAAGGTTCCTAAAcacaaaggagaagaaaaaaaaataaaaaaaataaaaaaaaataattaagctaTTGAATTgtacctttatttatttatttatttttaaccttCACATATAATTAAGACTTGACTGGTATCATgtagaaaattggaaaaaaaaaaaaaatcagttaaaTAGTAAGAGAGGGcattttacatttatataataaCAGTAATATTATAggtgtaaaattattttaaatgtacATGTGAAAAAGAATCACATATCTaagtaacaaaataaaaataacacgGAAATTCctcagcaaaaaaaaatatatatatatatatataaaatataaatttccttCTATTCTAAATACAAACAATtcaccaatattttttttttcttccaaatttacaaaatcaaacaaagaaaacacggcaaaattatgaaaagtgaataacagaaaaataaaaataaaaataaaaataaaaataaaaattcacaccttttttgttttttaaaatttttctttgacCTCGAAAAGAATTACTGATCAGAAGGTCAATTTCCAGATCTTGACTCTTACATCAACCTTACACTTAGCTTTCGAAGTCGAAGCCGTCGCCGGAGTCTTCCCCGTCGGTGGAGTCACTCTGATTCCGTCACAAGAAACCCTAACCCCAACTTTCGGAGTCTTCAACCACCCTCCAGCCTTGACCTTCACTTTTGTATCCAACTTAATCTTCAATGGCAAACCGTTCTTGCTCTTCAACCCCTTCTTCAACTCACTCGCCGACGAGTCATCCACCACTTTCCCATTGCTCGCGATCTTCGTCTTCAAAACCGTGGTGTTCTTCTTCCCATGGACGAAAGAAGGAATAACCCCATCGCCGACATCGACATCGTCGGAGTAAACAGCTATGGCCATGGGGTTATACACGTAGACGAGCTTCTTATTAGGGTTCCGAGCGTCGACTGTGATGTCGAATTTGGAATTCAGCCGATTGGAAGAGGTGAGATTGAGGTAGGAGAGTTTGAGCGAAGTGACGGAGAACGTAGGGCGCTGAGGGCGGTAAAGGACGTAGAAAACGGCGGCGGCGATTGCGATCAAGACGATGAGGACGACGATTACGAGGGTTAGCCAGAGACAGCAAGAGCATAAGCGGCTTCGGCGGCGGTGGCTGGCTTGGGGACGGTAAGCCGGACGAGCGTTGCTGTAGAGCTGGGCTTTGGTTGCGGGAAAAGTTGGGTTGGTGGTGGCGGCACCGGTGCCGTTTCCGGCGGGTTTTGCTGAGGGATAAACCCTGTCTGTCATAGTGGTgcgagagagaaaggaaaaggttgtgtttgattaattttatggcAAGGAAAGAGTTAAGGGGGATGGGTTTTTGTTAATGAAAGGAAGAGAAAcgaaaagaaaggagaaaaataagagaagagaagggaaaagaaagagtCAGACAGAAGGTGTTAGGGTGTTTTCgggtaataataattataataaaaaagaaaagaaaaaggtgatGGGAAAGGGTGAGGTGGAATTGCAACGAGAGGGACAGCAAATACTATAACCTAAGCCtactgctatatatatatatatatatggcccaAACTTGTATGAGCGCGTGATGtgtattttcttgtttttatttttatttttgggtcttcaaaataattttgttattttttggttaaGCATTAAAAATGAAGTGGGATTGGGGGGGGCGGTGAAATTTTGTCTAGTTTGCTAGTTGTACTCGGTGTTTTTTCTATAAATCTACCATATAACTTAGCCTATACCTAATGCATCCAAATTCCAATCCATCATTACCCAGTCAACCCTATATTACCCGGTCAACTCTATATAAAGTCTTTTACTGTCTTcacttttttggatttttttttttcaaatgtattTTATCCATTTGTCACTTGTAGTTTGAGCCAGCCAGCCATGCATAATTTTGgtattctttttcactttttaaattttattatttatgatatatatataactaataaaaatatgttattatatttgtctcaattatgcattttttaacctaatgataaaaaaatatatattatttgtcatcTTAATGGAATATCAATAGTATTTACATGcaaaaaaaagtttgattaaCTACCATTAAAAAGTTACCTTTTCATACTAAACttctaatattaaataataataaaaattatatacaacaattaatatttgtcacataaatttttgttgaagaaaaaggaaacatGTGAGAACTAGGTTTCATTTTAACACTTATAGTATCAAGTATTATATTCAATTTCTAAATTtgtgtatttattattttctttataaagtAAACTTAAAAGTgagatttcaagaatttttcaTAAATCACAACAAATATGCTTTTCCAATCCTATTTATATGATGTTTAACATTAAAAACAATATAGAAAACTGATAGcttattatttcaaaatcaaTGATTATTATTTAGCCTTATTCCAAGCATTTTTCACACAATGCTGACTGCATGTTGGATTATAATACAATTAACGTACCACTTGCTTAAAAGCAGATGAAACATCATATTTTCAAagcaattaatcaaaaatataataagagaCTTTTATGTaggtaaaatataaaattgagatAAAATACGATATGATGGAACCTTTTCGTTAATATCAAACCCTTTTTAATGATTTTCACGTTAAGATATCCTAATCACTAATCTCCTTGGGATTTCATGTATCTCAAATAATAACCATTTTGGAAACAATtaaagaaagtttttatttatttatttatttattttttttttcccccttagcAAACCATAGGGTGGACCCCACGCGCCCTAAAATGAAGTTGGACCTAACATTTCTTAACCAAACACAGATGTCTCCACCTCACCTGTTTTGGGCTgactctctctctgtctctcgtATATTTGCATTACACGTTTGAAGTTATCGCGGCACACTTTTTGTTGGCAATAAGGTTATCTCAGCACTTGGGTTTCCACAGTAGTCAACGATCATGATATTAAGCTTTGAAAGTAAGTGAATCAAAAGCATCTGATACGACTTTATAACATAGTTGCTGTTCCACCGAATCATAGTgttaacaaagaaattaaaaagatattaattACACAGAAATCACAGAAACCCAGTTGCACCTTCTAAAGCAATGACTTACGTCTTTTggcttttccattttttcaatcATTGACAGAATGAAAGTCAAGAAGCACCTAATTGATTCCCTTACTACCCACTtaactttatttaatttcttgtttaatATTATCAATCTGTCCTTGGTTttttcagtatttttttttttaatttacaaatcaatgggtctttatatatatttatatataatacaactTCTAGATTTCGAAGTTGTTTTGTCAACAAAGCTATTACTCTACATTGATATGAAATTGCtggtttaatttcattttctctgCTTTTTTCTCCCttcttattaattatatatatatatatatatatatatatatgtttctttgGGAATCAGGGCCTAATTTCTGAATTCCTGAATTGATTagagttaattaaatttaactaGTTTTACATTATAACCTCTTTTGTTATGTTCTACTTACGTAATAATGCATTTATAATTCAAATTCTCACCTTAATATAGTAtgaatcttttattttagtctttaggaatttgattttgatatacaatgattattattattattattatcttctaACCACAGGCGGATGAAACCTGGACAGTGGACTTTAGCAAGAATGGCTATTGACGTCTTAATTGAGATGTTGTACCCTCC includes the following:
- the LOC107408122 gene encoding NDR1/HIN1-like protein 13; translated protein: MTDRVYPSAKPAGNGTGAATTNPTFPATKAQLYSNARPAYRPQASHRRRSRLCSCCLWLTLVIVVLIVLIAIAAAVFYVLYRPQRPTFSVTSLKLSYLNLTSSNRLNSKFDITVDARNPNKKLVYVYNPMAIAVYSDDVDVGDGVIPSFVHGKKNTTVLKTKIASNGKVVDDSSASELKKGLKSKNGLPLKIKLDTKVKVKAGGWLKTPKVGVRVSCDGIRVTPPTGKTPATASTSKAKCKVDVRVKIWKLTF